AACTGTAATACATGATTCATAGCTCATCCGTAGATTGCTTAGTAATCAACCCAGTGACATCGGAGATAGCCTCGCTGTCtactctactccgtacaaagTACGGAGTCAACTATCAAACCCTGAACGAATAAACCAACAAAATGACACTAACAGTATTTCCCCCCTCGACACCAACACCGTCCACAAAATCACCGATATCACCCGCCTCCACCGATGCCGACCTAACACTCCTAACGATAACCCGCCTTTTCGCGCGCCTGGAATATAACCTTCTCAGCAGTACTGCGGATTTGAGGCCGCTTGTGCGAGATGAGTTGCAGCGGATAAGGGTGCACGCTGTATGGTTTTTCTCCATTCCCCCGGGTTCTGGACTGCACTGCAACGCAGTTATAATAGATGATGATTGGGTGTTAATGTAACAAACAGAACATTGACTACGCGCGCACGGCTCTGAATATCCTCGAAAACTCCCTCTCTGGCGTAAAACGTGTTGATCGGCGATATGAGATTCAGACAGAGGTTGGGAGGAAGAGGCAGACACTGAAGGCGTTGGAGGGCGTGCTGGAAAATATTACTGCgcaggcggaggcggaggcgaaTCTCGACGATGATATCGGGGAAGAGGATTACGAGGGGGAAGGGGAGTTGGTGGATATAAGTGACGATGAGGGTGTTGATGAGAATGCGCCGGAAGATGCCGCGACGGAGAAGGATGCgcaaccgccatcaccaacgaaagaagagcaagagaagGGAGAGACAAGTCGAGGCGACTTTACGAGCATCAACCCTTCCCCATCGACTCTCCGAAACCGCTATCTCCAGCTCCAGCGCCCGACAGCGACATCAACCTCCTATCAAACACACGACCAACCCCAACCAACATCACCGCCGCAACCAGACCGCACCCAAGCGCAAACAGCAGGACAatccctctcttcctcccGCCTCGAACAAGAATCCCTCACTGaatccctcctctccctcgccACGCAACTCAaatcttcctcctcagccttcCACACTTCGCTCGAAGCAGAGAAATCAGTGCTGGATCGTGCTGTAGATGGGCTAGATACTACGACAACGAATATGAGTGCGGCGGAGAAGCGGATGGGGACTTTGAGGAAGATGACGGAAGGAAAAGGGTGGTGGGGACGGATGATGCTGTATGCGTGGATTCTGGGGTTGTGGGTGGTTGCTATCTTGATTGTGTTCTTGGGGCCGAAGTTGCGGTTCTAGAACTTGGTTATTTATCCTACTATAATACTGCAATGTGGATTATATTTACTAGACTACAGAAGTATCATTCCACGATCTCAAATGCTTGCTTTACTATGACCCAATAACCGACCGGCATGACACATGAGAAGGGACATGATGCGTACTATGTCGTTCCCGTGTCCATTGCCCTATCGCCGTCGTTTTTAATAggtaaaagaaaagaaaggaacaTGAGATAAAAGGAAATGATGCGTGACATAATGAGTTATACACAGGATTTGATGACGAGGGCAGGATATCCAGCTTTCAAATCAGACAGGCACATAAAAGGAAATACCGGCAGAATGAGGGTTTGGGGTAACCAAATCAAAAAGGGAatcaaggaaaaggaaaaattTTCACCAAAAACACAAGGCGGGCCTCCCCAT
This Aspergillus chevalieri M1 DNA, chromosome 3, nearly complete sequence DNA region includes the following protein-coding sequences:
- a CDS encoding uncharacterized protein (COG:S;~EggNog:ENOG410PTBQ;~InterPro:IPR019150;~TransMembrane:1 (o308-331i);~antiSMASH:Cluster_3.5), encoding MTLTVFPPSTPTPSTKSPISPASTDADLTLLTITRLFARLEYNLLSSTADLRPLVRDELQRIRVHANIDYARTALNILENSLSGVKRVDRRYEIQTEVGRKRQTLKALEGVLENITAQAEAEANLDDDIGEEDYEGEGELVDISDDEGVDENAPEDAATEKDAQPPSPTKEEQEKGETSRGDFTSINPSPSTLRNRYLQLQRPTATSTSYQTHDQPQPTSPPQPDRTQAQTAGQSLSSSRLEQESLTESLLSLATQLKSSSSAFHTSLEAEKSVLDRAVDGLDTTTTNMSAAEKRMGTLRKMTEGKGWWGRMMLYAWILGLWVVAILIVFLGPKLRF